The sequence below is a genomic window from bacterium.
GACGCTCGAGCGCAAAGAAAACGAAGGCTTCAACGCTGCCACCGAGAAGTACGAAGACCTCGTCGAGGCCGGTGTCATCGACCCGACCAAGGTTGTTCGCTCTGCGCTCGAAAATGCGGCATCGATTTCTTCGCTCCTCATTACCACCGAGGCTGTTGTCATCGAGCTGCCTGAAAAGGAAAAACCCGCTATGCCTTCTCCTCACGGCGGCGGCGGTATGGGTGACATGTACTGAGAATAATCGGTACATACGTTATATGAAACGCCTGTGTCTTCGGACACGGGCGTTTTTTTATGGGGGAAAACAGGAATAATGGTATGGAAGATGAAGAAACAGTTCTTGGTCGATACCACATTT
It includes:
- the groEL gene encoding chaperonin GroEL (60 kDa chaperone family; promotes refolding of misfolded polypeptides especially under stressful conditions; forms two stacked rings of heptamers to form a barrel-shaped 14mer; ends can be capped by GroES; misfolded proteins enter the barrel where they are refolded when GroES binds; many bacteria have multiple copies of the groEL gene which are active under different environmental conditions; the B.japonicum protein in this cluster is expressed constitutively; in Rhodobacter, Corynebacterium and Rhizobium this protein is essential for growth), producing the protein TLERKENEGFNAATEKYEDLVEAGVIDPTKVVRSALENAASISSLLITTEAVVIELPEKEKPAMPSPHGGGGMGDMY